A genomic segment from Pseudomonas sp. M30-35 encodes:
- a CDS encoding membrane integrity-associated transporter subunit PqiC gives MIAMRLPLILLVALLGLAGCARYQPVPLYQLDSGGAKVPSADEGVAVLLGPVSIADYLQREALLQRQEDGSLIASRDARWAGSLASDIDQQLLLQLSSQLNSQRLTLAPAVPGVTPQVQILMSIARLDSGPRRPAVLEAQWRLMGKNGQLLDGRLVRLEQAHGGSIAEQVHAQSTLMHQLVEQVAMAVKQQDGEIPAIAERAPKKAPATPKKEDPPKIPMVQPVRIDSEVFRF, from the coding sequence ATGATTGCAATGCGACTCCCCTTGATTCTGTTGGTAGCTCTACTCGGGTTAGCGGGCTGTGCGCGTTACCAGCCAGTACCTTTGTATCAGCTCGACAGTGGTGGCGCTAAAGTACCGTCCGCTGACGAGGGTGTGGCGGTGTTGCTGGGCCCAGTATCGATTGCCGATTACTTGCAGCGTGAGGCGCTGCTGCAGCGCCAGGAAGATGGCAGCCTGATCGCGTCGAGAGATGCGCGTTGGGCAGGCAGCTTGGCTTCAGACATTGATCAACAGCTGCTCCTTCAACTGTCTTCGCAACTGAACAGCCAGCGCTTGACGCTTGCCCCGGCAGTGCCCGGTGTTACCCCGCAGGTTCAGATACTGATGTCGATTGCCCGGCTTGATTCTGGCCCACGGCGCCCGGCCGTGCTTGAAGCCCAGTGGCGTTTAATGGGCAAAAATGGTCAATTGCTGGATGGTCGACTGGTGCGTCTGGAGCAGGCTCACGGTGGTTCTATCGCTGAACAAGTGCATGCTCAGAGCACGCTGATGCATCAACTGGTCGAGCAAGTTGCCATGGCGGTCAAGCAGCAAGACGGTGAGATTCCGGCAATCGCTGAGCGAGCACCTAAAAAAGCGCCTGCTACACCCAAGAAAGAAGACCCACCTAAAATCCCAATGGTACAACCGGTGCGAATTGACTCTGAAGTATTCCGGTTCTAA
- the parC gene encoding DNA topoisomerase IV subunit A codes for MSDSLDLSLDGVERRSLADFTEQAYLNYSMYVIMDRALPHIGDGLKPVQRRIIYAMSELGLDADSKHKKSARTVGDVLGKFHPHGDSACYEAMVLMAQPFSYRYTLVDGQGNWGAPDDPKSFAAMRYTEARLSRYSEVLLTELGQGTVDWVPNFDGTMNEPATLPARLPNLLLNGTTGIAVGMATDVPPHNLREVAAACVRLIDEPNATVEQLCEHVLGPDYPTEAEIITPRADLLKIYETGRGSVRMRAVYRVEDGDIVVTSLPHQVSGSKVLEQIAGQMQAKKLPMVADLRDESDHEHPCRIVIIPRSNRVDAAELMQHLFATTELESSYRVNTNVIGLDGKPQVKNLRQLLREWLEYRVNTVRRRLQFRLDKVERRLHLLEGLLVAFLNLDEVIHIIRTEEQPKAVLIERFALTDIQADYILDTRLRQLARLEEMKIRGEQDELAKEREKLLKLLGSEARLKKLVRDEIIKDAETYGDDRRSPIVARAEAKALSENELMPAEPVTVVISEKGWVRCGKGHDLDATGLSYKAGDGFKALAPGRSNQYAVFIDSTGRSYSLAAHSLPSARGQGEPLTGRLTPPPGATFECVMLPDDEALYVIASDAGYGFVVKGEDLQAKNKAGKALLSLPNGAKVIPPKPLVSREEDWLAAVTTEGRLLLFKVADLPQLGKGKGNKIIGIPGDRVASREEYLTDLAVLPVGATLVLQAGKRTLSLKADDLEHYKGERGRRGNKLPRGFQRVDSLLVE; via the coding sequence ATGAGCGATTCTCTCGATTTGAGTCTGGACGGTGTTGAACGCCGTTCCCTTGCCGATTTTACCGAGCAGGCTTACCTCAACTACTCCATGTACGTAATCATGGACCGTGCTTTACCGCACATTGGTGATGGTCTGAAGCCGGTTCAGCGGCGCATCATCTACGCGATGAGTGAATTGGGCCTGGATGCTGACTCCAAGCACAAAAAATCGGCGCGTACTGTCGGTGACGTGCTGGGTAAGTTTCATCCGCATGGCGATTCGGCGTGCTACGAGGCAATGGTCCTCATGGCGCAGCCGTTCAGCTACCGCTATACCTTGGTCGATGGTCAGGGAAACTGGGGGGCGCCGGATGATCCAAAATCCTTCGCGGCCATGCGTTATACCGAGGCGCGGTTGTCGCGCTATTCGGAAGTCCTGCTGACCGAGTTGGGGCAGGGCACAGTTGACTGGGTGCCGAACTTTGACGGCACCATGAACGAGCCCGCAACCCTGCCTGCGCGATTGCCGAACTTACTGCTCAATGGCACGACAGGCATTGCAGTCGGTATGGCGACCGATGTGCCACCGCATAACCTGCGCGAAGTCGCTGCGGCCTGCGTGCGCTTGATTGATGAGCCGAATGCCACAGTCGAGCAGCTTTGTGAGCACGTATTGGGGCCGGATTATCCGACCGAGGCGGAGATCATCACGCCACGGGCTGATCTGCTGAAAATCTACGAAACCGGTCGTGGCTCGGTGCGTATGCGTGCGGTTTATCGGGTTGAAGATGGCGATATCGTTGTCACCTCGCTGCCGCATCAGGTCTCCGGTTCTAAAGTGTTGGAGCAGATCGCTGGACAAATGCAGGCCAAAAAGCTGCCTATGGTGGCTGACCTGCGTGATGAGTCTGACCACGAACATCCATGCCGCATTGTTATCATTCCGCGCTCAAATCGGGTCGATGCTGCGGAGTTGATGCAGCACTTGTTTGCCACTACTGAGCTTGAATCGAGTTACCGAGTCAACACCAACGTGATTGGCTTGGACGGCAAGCCGCAGGTGAAGAATCTGCGCCAACTGCTGCGTGAGTGGCTGGAGTATCGGGTTAATACCGTGCGCCGCCGTCTGCAGTTCCGTCTGGATAAAGTCGAGCGCCGCTTGCACCTGTTGGAAGGCTTGTTGGTTGCCTTCCTCAATCTGGATGAAGTGATCCACATCATCCGTACTGAAGAGCAGCCAAAAGCGGTGCTGATCGAGCGCTTTGCGCTGACAGATATCCAGGCTGATTACATCCTTGATACGCGCTTACGTCAGTTGGCGCGCCTTGAAGAGATGAAAATTCGGGGTGAACAAGACGAGCTGGCCAAAGAGCGTGAAAAACTGCTCAAGCTGCTTGGCAGCGAAGCGCGCCTGAAGAAGCTGGTGCGTGATGAAATCATCAAAGATGCTGAAACCTACGGCGATGATCGACGTTCGCCGATTGTCGCGCGTGCCGAAGCCAAGGCGCTGTCAGAAAATGAACTGATGCCTGCTGAGCCCGTCACTGTGGTGATCTCCGAGAAAGGATGGGTGCGTTGCGGTAAGGGCCACGACCTGGATGCGACGGGCTTGTCATATAAGGCCGGTGATGGCTTTAAAGCCCTGGCTCCAGGACGCTCGAATCAGTACGCAGTGTTTATTGACTCAACCGGGCGTAGCTACTCGTTGGCCGCGCACTCATTGCCTTCCGCGCGTGGCCAGGGCGAGCCATTAACGGGTCGTCTGACGCCACCGCCTGGCGCCACGTTTGAATGCGTGATGTTGCCGGATGATGAGGCGTTGTATGTGATCGCTTCGGATGCGGGTTATGGTTTCGTGGTTAAAGGTGAAGACCTGCAAGCCAAGAACAAAGCCGGTAAAGCTCTACTGAGTCTGCCAAATGGCGCCAAAGTGATACCCCCCAAGCCGTTGGTCAGTCGCGAAGAGGATTGGCTCGCCGCGGTAACAACCGAAGGCCGCTTGTTGTTGTTCAAGGTGGCGGACTTGCCGCAGTTGGGCAAAGGTAAGGGCAATAAAATTATCGGTATCCCGGGCGATCGAGTTGCTTCGCGCGAAGAGTACCTGACCGATCTCGCCGTTCTGCCAGTTGGGGCGACGCTGGTGCTGCAAGCGGGTAAGCGCACCTTGTCACTCAAGGCTGATGATCTTGAACACTACAAAGGTGAGCGCGGTCGGCGTGGCAATAAGCTGCCGCGGGGCTTTCAGCGAGTTGACAGCTTGCTGGTTGAGTAG
- a CDS encoding TIGR02281 family clan AA aspartic protease gives MSAQPAGKRAGRVMLVLAWGAGLFLATHFFGNLEDKQRNPNSNPQSVHANGYVEVRLASSRQGHYFASGQINGEDVEFLLDTGATDVAVPAELARQLGLQAGAAVTVRTANGQTTGHRTRLKQLKLGDIVLHDVTALIAPGMTGEEVLLGMSALKKLEFTQRDGTLLLRQSTLQ, from the coding sequence GTGAGTGCGCAGCCTGCGGGGAAGCGCGCCGGTCGGGTAATGCTCGTACTGGCGTGGGGCGCAGGCTTGTTCCTTGCGACGCATTTTTTTGGCAATCTTGAAGATAAACAGCGTAACCCGAACAGCAATCCACAATCGGTGCATGCCAATGGCTATGTTGAGGTGCGCCTGGCCAGTAGTCGGCAAGGACACTATTTCGCTAGTGGGCAGATAAACGGTGAAGATGTTGAGTTTTTACTGGATACCGGGGCGACAGATGTCGCCGTTCCAGCAGAGCTTGCTCGACAGCTGGGTTTGCAGGCAGGTGCAGCGGTTACCGTGCGAACGGCTAATGGCCAGACCACAGGGCATCGAACGCGGCTCAAACAACTTAAATTAGGCGATATTGTGCTTCACGATGTCACCGCTCTGATCGCTCCCGGTATGACCGGTGAGGAAGTATTGCTGGGCATGAGTGCCCTGAAGAAACTCGAATTTACCCAGCGCGACGGCACGTTGTTGCTGCGCCAATCAACTTTGCAATGA
- a CDS encoding DNA topoisomerase IV, protein MRHTFFALLLLSVAPFVAANQLAVSQPVEQLKLISEHPVDGMSAGNLSGLAWCGDALWAVSDRDDGRIYRLGGGDGVWQAEPELFTAPPAPDSSLPWGIGVRAWATGLVRGGSLDFEGITCDSIGNRYLVSEAKAEVLLLPVAADPEWVRLPKSLVHQARGSGMLLHFNALLEGITIDPAGGRMWLAAERQRRGLLVMHKKRSVWECTGGCVLLSESGKVPAPEQLGGTPQPKDFSDLSYYAEKLFTLERQAHRICRRKLSNGEVERCWSFADEALTEARRYPSAYGRVEALQIDQSGAWLGVDNGGRVRADGEARPIVWRFAAPKGGWEANQ, encoded by the coding sequence TTGAGGCACACGTTTTTCGCTCTGTTATTGCTTAGTGTTGCACCATTTGTAGCGGCTAATCAGTTGGCTGTCAGTCAGCCGGTTGAGCAGCTTAAGTTAATCAGTGAGCACCCGGTCGATGGCATGTCTGCGGGCAATTTATCCGGGCTGGCCTGGTGCGGAGATGCATTGTGGGCGGTTTCGGATCGTGATGATGGTCGTATCTACCGTCTCGGCGGTGGTGACGGTGTGTGGCAAGCTGAGCCTGAGTTATTTACGGCACCACCCGCTCCAGACTCAAGCTTGCCTTGGGGAATTGGCGTGCGCGCATGGGCGACAGGTCTAGTGCGCGGTGGCTCGCTCGATTTTGAGGGCATCACCTGCGACTCGATCGGTAATCGCTATTTGGTCAGTGAGGCTAAGGCTGAGGTGTTGCTGTTGCCCGTCGCCGCAGACCCTGAGTGGGTGCGGCTGCCGAAGTCTCTGGTTCATCAAGCCCGGGGCAGCGGCATGTTGTTGCATTTCAATGCGCTGCTTGAAGGCATCACGATTGATCCTGCTGGTGGACGTATGTGGCTGGCGGCTGAACGTCAGCGCCGTGGTTTGTTGGTTATGCACAAGAAACGTTCAGTATGGGAATGTACCGGCGGCTGTGTATTGCTTAGCGAAAGCGGCAAAGTACCTGCGCCCGAGCAACTCGGCGGCACACCACAACCGAAAGATTTCTCAGACTTGAGTTACTACGCTGAAAAACTCTTCACTCTGGAGCGTCAGGCTCATCGCATCTGCCGGCGCAAGCTAAGTAATGGTGAGGTCGAGCGTTGCTGGTCATTTGCGGATGAAGCGCTGACCGAGGCGCGGCGTTACCCAAGTGCTTACGGGCGGGTCGAAGCATTGCAGATTGATCAAAGCGGAGCCTGGCTGGGCGTCGATAACGGTGGTCGGGTTCGTGCCGATGGCGAGGCGCGCCCTATCGTTTGGCGCTTTGCTGCACCGAAAGGTGGCTGGGAGGCTAACCAGTGA
- the parE gene encoding DNA topoisomerase IV subunit B produces MASYNADAIEVLSGLDPVRKRPGMYTDTSRPNHLAQEVIDNSVDEALAGHAQSIQVILHEDNSLEVTDDGRGMPVDIHPEEGVPGVELIFTKLHAGGKFSNKNYQFSGGLHGVGISVVNALSTLVEVRVKREGSEYRMTFENGFKASELEVVNTVGKRNTGTSVHFWPDGKYFDSHKFSISRLKHVLKAKAVLCPGLSVSFEDKASGERIEWLFEDGLRSYLVDAVSEYPRLPDEPFCGSLAGNKEAVDWALLWLPEGGESVQESYVNLIPTAQGGTHVNGLRQGLLDAMREFCEFRNLLPRGVKLAPEDIWERIAFVLSMKMQDAQFSGQTKERLSSREAAAFVSGVVKDAFSLWLNAHPEFGQQLAELAISNANRRLKAGKKVERKKITQGPALPGKLADCAGQDPMRSELFLVEGDSAGGSAKQARDKEFQAIMPLRGKILNTWEVDGSEVLASQEVHDIAVAIGIDPGSNDLTQLRYGKICILADADSDGLHIATLLCALFVQHFRALVDAGHIFVAMPPLYRIDLGKEIFYALDDAERDGILDRLVAEKRRGKPQVTRFKGLGEMNPPQLRETTMDPNTRRLVQLTLEDYPATQEMMDMLLAKKRASDRKAWLESKGDLAEVLL; encoded by the coding sequence ATGGCCAGTTATAACGCCGACGCCATCGAAGTCCTTTCCGGTCTTGACCCGGTGCGCAAGCGTCCGGGTATGTACACCGATACCAGTCGCCCCAATCACTTGGCTCAAGAAGTCATCGATAACTCGGTTGACGAAGCCTTGGCCGGGCATGCCCAAAGCATTCAGGTGATCCTGCACGAGGATAACTCGCTGGAGGTCACCGATGACGGCCGCGGTATGCCGGTCGATATTCACCCTGAAGAAGGGGTGCCAGGGGTCGAGCTGATTTTCACCAAGCTCCACGCTGGCGGTAAGTTTTCCAACAAAAACTACCAGTTCTCCGGTGGCTTGCACGGTGTTGGTATTTCTGTGGTTAACGCCTTGTCGACCTTGGTCGAGGTTCGCGTCAAACGCGAGGGTAGTGAATACCGCATGACCTTTGAGAACGGCTTTAAAGCCAGTGAACTCGAAGTCGTCAATACCGTGGGTAAGCGCAATACCGGCACCAGCGTGCACTTCTGGCCAGACGGTAAGTATTTCGACTCACACAAATTCTCGATCAGCCGCCTTAAGCACGTACTAAAGGCTAAAGCTGTGCTGTGCCCCGGCCTTAGCGTCAGCTTTGAAGATAAAGCCAGCGGTGAGCGTATCGAGTGGCTGTTTGAAGACGGTTTGCGCTCGTATTTGGTCGATGCGGTCAGTGAATACCCGCGCCTGCCTGATGAGCCATTCTGTGGCAGCCTGGCTGGCAATAAAGAAGCGGTCGATTGGGCGCTGCTGTGGCTGCCGGAGGGGGGCGAAAGTGTTCAAGAGAGCTACGTCAACCTGATCCCGACTGCGCAGGGCGGTACCCATGTCAACGGCTTGCGCCAGGGCTTGCTGGATGCCATGCGTGAGTTTTGTGAGTTCCGTAACTTGCTGCCGCGCGGGGTCAAGCTGGCTCCGGAAGATATCTGGGAGCGGATTGCCTTCGTGTTGTCGATGAAGATGCAAGACGCCCAGTTCAGCGGTCAGACCAAAGAACGTTTGTCTTCACGTGAAGCCGCGGCGTTTGTCTCAGGCGTGGTTAAAGATGCCTTCAGCCTTTGGTTAAACGCGCACCCTGAGTTCGGCCAGCAGTTAGCTGAACTGGCGATTAGTAACGCTAACCGCCGCCTCAAGGCCGGTAAAAAGGTTGAGCGTAAGAAAATTACTCAAGGGCCTGCACTGCCGGGCAAGCTGGCTGATTGTGCAGGTCAGGACCCTATGCGCTCTGAGCTGTTCCTGGTCGAGGGTGACTCCGCCGGTGGTTCTGCCAAGCAAGCGCGGGATAAAGAGTTCCAGGCGATCATGCCGTTGCGCGGCAAGATCCTCAACACTTGGGAAGTCGATGGCAGTGAAGTTCTAGCCTCACAAGAGGTGCATGATATTGCCGTGGCCATTGGTATCGATCCGGGCTCAAACGACCTGACGCAACTGCGCTACGGCAAGATTTGCATCCTCGCCGACGCCGACTCTGACGGCCTGCACATTGCGACTTTGCTTTGCGCATTGTTCGTTCAGCATTTTCGCGCGTTGGTTGATGCCGGGCATATCTTTGTCGCCATGCCACCGCTATACCGGATCGATCTGGGTAAAGAGATTTTCTACGCCCTTGACGACGCTGAGCGTGACGGCATTCTTGACCGTTTGGTTGCCGAGAAGCGTCGCGGTAAGCCGCAGGTCACCCGATTCAAAGGCCTTGGTGAGATGAATCCGCCGCAGTTGCGTGAAACCACCATGGACCCGAATACTCGGCGACTGGTGCAATTGACGCTGGAAGATTATCCCGCCACTCAGGAAATGATGGACATGTTGCTGGCGAAAAAACGCGCAAGCGATCGCAAGGCGTGGCTTGAGTCGAAAGGTGATCTGGCTGAGGTTCTGCTTTGA
- a CDS encoding YqiA/YcfP family alpha/beta fold hydrolase: MTENILYLHGLNSSPDSLKASQLRRCMARMGLAEQLRVPALHHHPRQAIAQIEAEIAAMGSPLLVGSSLGGYYATHLAERYGLRALLINPAVRPHALFDGFLGPQKNFYSDETWDLTTDHVNALAELEVIPSQDPERYQVWLQTADETLDYRQAQALYRGCALRIQAGGDHGFQGFAQRLPMLFAFAGIAPKLWHDIDFSDL; this comes from the coding sequence ATGACTGAAAATATCCTTTATTTGCATGGACTTAATAGCTCGCCAGACTCGCTCAAGGCCAGTCAGCTGCGCCGTTGTATGGCGCGTATGGGGCTGGCTGAGCAATTACGTGTGCCTGCATTGCATCATCACCCGCGTCAAGCGATTGCGCAGATCGAGGCTGAGATTGCAGCTATGGGAAGCCCTTTGCTGGTCGGCAGCTCACTGGGCGGCTACTATGCGACGCATCTGGCTGAGCGGTATGGCTTAAGAGCACTGCTGATAAATCCCGCAGTCCGTCCGCACGCACTGTTTGACGGCTTTCTCGGACCGCAAAAAAACTTTTATAGCGACGAAACCTGGGACCTGACGACAGATCACGTTAACGCTCTGGCCGAGCTGGAAGTGATACCGTCACAAGATCCCGAGCGTTATCAGGTATGGTTGCAGACAGCTGATGAAACCCTGGACTATCGTCAGGCTCAGGCTTTATATCGCGGTTGCGCGCTGCGTATTCAGGCGGGGGGGGACCATGGCTTCCAGGGGTTTGCTCAACGCTTGCCAATGCTATTTGCTTTTGCCGGTATTGCGCCCAAGTTGTGGCACGATATCGACTTTTCTGACCTTTGA
- the cpdA gene encoding 3',5'-cyclic-AMP phosphodiesterase encodes MPSAQTYPADSSVLLVQLSDSHLFAEANGKLLGMDTQDSLQQVIERVVDEQPQIDLVLASGDLSQDGSEASYTRFRQMTSVIRAPARWFPGNHDEVPAMQAACIGSNLLDTVVDVGNWRVILLDSAIPGAVPGFLGDRQLALLERALSEAPERHHLICMHHHPVPIGSRWMDPIGLRNPEALFAVVARFSQVRCMLWGHIHQEFDQMRNSVRLLASPSTCVQFAPGSEDFQVDTSAPGYRWLRLFGDGRMETGVSRVTGIDFEVDYSVKGY; translated from the coding sequence TTGCCGAGCGCGCAAACTTATCCTGCCGACTCATCGGTGCTGCTGGTTCAGTTATCGGACAGTCACTTATTTGCCGAGGCGAACGGCAAACTATTAGGTATGGACACCCAAGACAGCTTGCAACAAGTGATTGAGCGAGTGGTCGACGAGCAGCCGCAAATTGACTTGGTGCTGGCCAGCGGAGACTTATCTCAGGATGGCAGTGAGGCCTCATACACTCGCTTTCGGCAGATGACCTCGGTTATTCGCGCCCCCGCGCGTTGGTTCCCGGGTAATCATGATGAAGTTCCAGCTATGCAGGCAGCCTGTATCGGCAGCAATTTGCTCGATACGGTGGTGGATGTTGGCAATTGGCGAGTCATTTTGCTCGATTCGGCGATTCCCGGAGCGGTTCCCGGTTTTCTCGGTGACCGCCAACTGGCGCTGCTGGAGCGAGCGCTGAGTGAAGCGCCTGAACGCCATCATTTAATTTGCATGCACCATCATCCGGTGCCGATTGGCAGTCGCTGGATGGACCCCATTGGCTTGCGCAACCCAGAAGCCTTGTTTGCAGTTGTGGCGCGCTTTTCACAGGTTCGCTGCATGCTCTGGGGGCATATTCATCAAGAGTTCGATCAGATGCGTAACTCGGTGCGACTGCTGGCTTCGCCGTCGACCTGCGTGCAGTTTGCGCCGGGCAGCGAAGATTTTCAGGTTGATACCAGCGCCCCGGGCTATCGATGGTTGCGCTTGTTTGGAGATGGGCGGATGGAGACCGGAGTGTCGCGCGTGACTGGAATCGATTTCGAGGTCGATTACAGCGTTAAGGGCTATTAA
- a CDS encoding DUF1249 domain-containing protein produces the protein MAVNLLRDRYRVDLVELQTACEANYARLMRLLPAMREEPSARRVAVSQGEKLLGVLALDVLENCPYTSTVRVRQEHSLPWLPIPALEVRVYHDARMAEVVGAESSRRFRGIYPYPNADMHQPDEKTQLNLFLGEWLSHCLACGHETEPQI, from the coding sequence ATGGCAGTAAATTTGCTACGTGATCGTTACCGCGTTGACCTGGTCGAGTTGCAGACGGCTTGCGAGGCCAATTATGCGCGCTTAATGCGTTTACTTCCGGCTATGCGTGAGGAGCCGAGTGCGCGCCGCGTGGCGGTGAGCCAAGGAGAGAAGCTGCTCGGAGTGCTGGCGCTGGATGTGTTGGAAAACTGTCCCTACACCTCCACGGTTCGAGTGCGTCAAGAACACAGCTTGCCGTGGCTGCCGATACCTGCGCTGGAAGTGCGTGTGTATCACGATGCGCGCATGGCCGAGGTGGTCGGTGCCGAGAGTTCGCGGCGCTTTCGTGGGATTTATCCGTATCCAAATGCTGACATGCATCAACCTGATGAGAAAACCCAGCTCAACCTGTTTCTCGGTGAATGGTTAAGCCACTGCCTGGCTTGCGGTCATGAAACCGAGCCACAAATCTAA
- a CDS encoding NUDIX domain-containing protein, producing the protein MPDTFKPGPGAFEIVEREACFRGFYSLDRLHLRHRQFSGEMGPILNREVFLRHDAVCVLPYDPQRDVVVLIEQFRVGAMHKSENPWLLELVAGLIDKDEEPEEVAHRESMEEAGLKLGALWPVTQYYPSPGGSNERVHLFVGRCDSEGVGGVYGLAEEGEDIKVHVWPVEDALDAVKDGRIDNAASIIALQWLALNRAEVRGLWQ; encoded by the coding sequence ATGCCAGACACTTTTAAGCCGGGACCCGGTGCGTTCGAAATCGTTGAACGTGAAGCCTGCTTTCGAGGTTTTTACAGCCTTGATCGCTTGCATCTGCGGCATCGTCAGTTTTCTGGAGAAATGGGTCCGATACTCAATCGGGAAGTTTTTCTGCGCCACGATGCGGTCTGCGTACTGCCTTATGATCCACAACGTGACGTGGTGGTGTTGATTGAGCAATTCAGAGTTGGCGCTATGCATAAAAGCGAGAATCCATGGCTGCTGGAACTGGTCGCGGGGTTGATTGACAAAGACGAAGAGCCTGAAGAAGTGGCACACCGTGAGTCAATGGAGGAAGCTGGTTTGAAGTTGGGGGCACTGTGGCCGGTCACTCAGTACTATCCTTCACCTGGAGGCTCTAACGAACGCGTGCATTTGTTTGTAGGGCGTTGCGACAGTGAAGGGGTTGGTGGGGTCTATGGTCTCGCCGAAGAGGGCGAAGACATCAAGGTTCATGTCTGGCCTGTGGAAGATGCATTAGATGCAGTAAAAGATGGGCGAATTGATAACGCCGCAAGCATTATTGCCTTGCAATGGCTGGCGCTTAACCGCGCCGAGGTTAGGGGGTTATGGCAGTAA
- a CDS encoding RsiV family protein, whose product MSLTKKLAIVGISLFLSACQSMMPGDKPLVAQRIAWEHVTPGCTGEPCPLVNIDTLKFAEEPQLNSLIDHALRRMTADAPDAPLPASLESYEKDFLVRAEPGWKTYLQAKMREQHDQLVIIELSSYLATGGAHGMPGRGFINYDRDQHKALTLKDMIKPGTEDAFWQAAEQAHQRWLKANKLDQDPEYVKTWPFTHTNNIALLKKSVLLKYDVYSLAPYSSGHVSLTIPYSQLGAILKPEYIPAS is encoded by the coding sequence ATGTCTCTGACCAAAAAGCTCGCAATCGTCGGCATCAGCCTCTTTCTCAGCGCCTGCCAGAGCATGATGCCTGGCGACAAACCCTTAGTCGCTCAACGTATTGCCTGGGAACACGTGACGCCGGGCTGCACCGGTGAGCCTTGCCCTCTGGTGAACATCGACACCTTAAAGTTTGCCGAAGAGCCGCAATTGAATTCGCTAATTGATCATGCATTGCGGCGCATGACCGCTGACGCACCCGATGCGCCGCTGCCTGCTTCACTTGAGTCCTATGAAAAGGATTTTCTGGTTCGCGCCGAGCCCGGCTGGAAAACCTATTTGCAAGCCAAGATGCGCGAGCAACATGACCAATTAGTGATCATCGAGCTTTCGAGTTATTTAGCGACTGGCGGCGCGCATGGAATGCCGGGCCGCGGCTTTATCAACTATGACCGCGATCAGCATAAAGCGCTGACACTGAAAGACATGATCAAACCCGGCACCGAAGACGCCTTTTGGCAGGCGGCGGAGCAAGCACATCAGCGTTGGTTGAAGGCCAACAAACTCGATCAAGACCCCGAGTATGTAAAAACCTGGCCTTTCACCCATACCAACAACATAGCCTTGCTGAAAAAGTCGGTATTGCTCAAGTATGACGTCTATTCCCTAGCGCCATACTCCAGCGGACACGTATCGCTGACCATTCCTTACTCGCAACTGGGCGCGATTCTCAAGCCGGAGTACATACCGGCTTCGTAA